A window of the Bombus huntii isolate Logan2020A chromosome 8, iyBomHunt1.1, whole genome shotgun sequence genome harbors these coding sequences:
- the LOC126868290 gene encoding probable cytochrome P450 28d1 gives MASAFVTLLIGAFLLFCFYLYLVYNHWKRNGIPTAKGCIPIVGHLLPVVIRRMNLAGLIRQIYEDYKDYSMVGVYKGIVPALVVRDPELVKTVLQNNFSSFHENGFHVDPNADPLLYTNPFFCSGDIWLTGRKRITYAFSNVRLKILFTAVNGVCKKFENFLNRRLERNNKYEIELKALFLKFTGEIVANAGLGIEGYCFEDEPRPNAFDKLSGEAFAESLLSIIRFHFPTVNRFLKIKFLPKHVDQFFRKVVAENLQVRRSESIPRKDFLQLMIDMEKAGEHIAEEIVVAHAVSFYLDGIETSSVTMNYVGYDLAARPEIQEKVRNEVISTIEKHGGLTYEALKEMTYMNQVISESQRCHAALGFMHKVCTEEFELQGSDGLTYRAKPGTDIFLSVHGLHNDPNYWVDPEVFDPERFSDERKQTIEKMVYLPFGEGPRICVGMRMGLLQVKACFATLLRNYKLELSPKMQLPLKMSPHYFLTHPHGGAWVYISKL, from the coding sequence ATGGCTTCTGCATTTGTCACGCTCCTTATAGGAGCGTTCTTACTATTCTGTTTTTATTTGTATCTGGTATACAATCATTGGAAGAGAAATGGAATTCCAACTGCCAAAGGATGTATTCCAATCGTGGGCCACTTGTTACCCGTAGTAATAAGAAGAATGAATCTTGCCGGACTTATTCGTCAAATATACGAAGATTACAAAGATTACAGTATGGTTGGAGTGTACAAAGGGATAGTGCCGGCACTAGTTGTTCGGGACCCTGAGTTAGTGAAAACCGTACTGCAAAATAATTTCTCCAGCTTCCACGAAAATGGATTTCATGTCGATCCAAACGCGGATCCTCTTTTATATACAAATCCGTTCTTCTGTTCCGGAGATATATGGTTAACTGGAAGAAAACGTATAACCTATGCGTTTTCTAACGTGAGATTGAAGATCCTGTTTACAGCTGTTAACGGAGTGTGTaagaaattcgaaaatttcttGAACAGACGACTAGAAAGAAACAACAAGTACGAAATCGAATTAAaagcattatttttaaaattcaccGGTGAAATTGTGGCGAACGCTGGCCTAGGTATCGAGGGTTACTGTTTCGAAGATGAACCACGTCCTAATGCATTCGATAAACTTTCTGGAGAAGCATTCGCCGAATCCTTATTATCTATAATCAGATTCCACTTTCCTACTGTCAATCGTTTTTTGAAGATCAAATTCCTGCCTAAACACGTGGATCAATTTTTCAGAAAGGTCGTCGCAGAAAATTTGCAAGTTAGAAGAAGCGAATCGATACCTAGGAAAGATTTCCTTCAATTAATGATCGACATGGAGAAAGCAGGAGAGCACATCGCCGAAGAGATTGTAGTAGCCCACGCAGTTTCCTTCTACCTTGATGGTATCGAAACATCCAGTGTCACCATGAATTACGTTGGATATGACTTGGCTGCTCGTCCAGAGATTCAAGAAAAGGTGAGGAACGAAGTGATATCTACGATCGAGAAGCACGGCGGTTTGACGTACGAGGCGTTGAAGGAGATGACGTACATGAATCAAGTAATTAGTGAATCTCAAAGATGTCACGCAGCACTAGGTTTCATGCATAAAGTATGCACGGAAGAATTCGAGCTTCAAGGATCCGATGGATTGACCTATCGCGCGAAGCCTGGCACTGACATATTCCTATCCGTTCACGGTCTGCACAACGATCCCAATTATTGGGTTGATCCAGAAGTTTTCGATCCGGAACGATTCAGCGATGAGAGAAAGCAAACTATAGAAAAAATGGTATATCTTCCTTTCGGTGAGGGACCAAGAATTTGCGTTGGAATGAGAATGGGTTTGCTACAGGTGAAGGCTTGTTTCGCTACTTTGCTGAGAAACTACAAATTGGAATTGTCACCAAAAATGCAACTTCCATTGAAAATGTCGCCGCATTATTTCCTAACGCACCCACATGGCGGTGCTTGGGTATATATCTCTAAGCTTTAA